The Candidatus Poribacteria bacterium genome has a segment encoding these proteins:
- a CDS encoding SUMF1/EgtB/PvdO family nonheme iron enzyme has protein sequence MKRIISFSVIAGLLLFALLGTWVVMSLRYDVKPVTSDMPSGMVLIPAGKFLMGGGSYRQSVIYLDSYYIDIYEVTNQDYEKFILDGGYHRRELWSKEGWEFIKENQIEMPANWIVKSKSKASIAPHHPVVGISWYEAQAYAKWAGKRLPTEAEWEKAARGTDGRRYPWGNEFDWTRVSYGGLIRLLNVGAYPKGTSIYGCFDMSGNVWEWCSDWYSESDYPSDRGPDMGTYRVLRGGSWSSTRLQLQCNYRYYALPTTRAFDIGFRCAKDVK, from the coding sequence ATGAAGAGGATAATAAGTTTTTCCGTTATCGCCGGGTTACTCTTGTTCGCATTATTAGGGACATGGGTAGTTATGTCCTTGAGATACGATGTGAAACCGGTTACGAGTGATATGCCATCCGGTATGGTTTTGATACCTGCCGGTAAATTTTTAATGGGAGGAGGCTCATATCGACAATCCGTTATTTACCTTGATTCTTACTACATCGATATATATGAGGTCACCAATCAAGATTATGAGAAATTCATCTTAGATGGTGGCTACCACAGAAGGGAATTATGGTCAAAGGAAGGTTGGGAATTCATCAAGGAAAATCAGATCGAAATGCCAGCAAATTGGATAGTAAAGTCAAAAAGTAAAGCTTCCATCGCTCCTCACCATCCAGTTGTGGGGATCAGTTGGTATGAAGCTCAAGCATATGCCAAGTGGGCGGGTAAACGATTGCCTACCGAAGCGGAATGGGAAAAAGCAGCACGCGGTACTGATGGACGGAGATATCCTTGGGGAAATGAATTTGATTGGACACGGGTGAGCTATGGAGGTTTAATACGATTATTGAACGTTGGAGCTTATCCGAAAGGAACTAGTATTTATGGATGTTTTGATATGAGCGGCAATGTCTGGGAATGGTGTTCGGATTGGTATTCCGAATCGGATTATCCTAGCGACCGTGGGCCTGATATGGGAACCTACCGTGTCTTACGTGGAGGAAGTTGGTCATCCACACGTTTACAGCTTCAGTGTAATTATCGTTATTATGCGTTACCTACGACTAGAGCATTTGACATCGGATTTCGATGCGCTAAAGACGTTAAATGA